In Portunus trituberculatus isolate SZX2019 chromosome 44, ASM1759143v1, whole genome shotgun sequence, a single window of DNA contains:
- the LOC123518677 gene encoding signal peptidase complex subunit 1-like, whose amino-acid sequence MDTFMGFSVHMDFEGQKLAERLFQIIVVAFGAVGWLYGYYIQDFSMTVLTLGAGFLLACLVTLPPWPIYRRYPLKWAPSQDTSSTPSTSSQENTSSKKKKK is encoded by the exons GACTTTGAGGGTCAAAAGTTGGCTGAGAGACTGTTCCAGATTATTGTGGTGGCATTTGGG gCAGTGGGATGGTTGTATGGGTACTACATTCAGGACTTCTCCATGACAGTGCTCACTTTGGGAGCTGGATTCCTCCTGGCTTGTTTG GTGACTCTGCCCCCATGGCCGATCTATCGTCGCTATCCTCTGAAGTGGGCTCCATCCCAGGATAcctcttccactccttccaCCTCATCTCAAGAAAACACAtctagtaagaagaagaaaaaatag
- the LOC123518676 gene encoding nicolin-1-like isoform X2, which translates to MSRETVTFAQSGPTPVCVDEGTLPSRTGCYVITLTFPQPTQVGEITFRNHYTWAVGVHVLRATSSTSSSGGVVGAGLLGGEGGGDAAWVWKDPAAWQVGVRNKVIMPHPHTETASHDFVSITCLESRIDWQDVIGMRLVLRQPSPVWRTFFIEEITAYRELPRLPPFSVPIITQDGQSSRTQQVSIMERLAQQTKCAMLIPDDSLEPFVS; encoded by the exons ATGTCCCGAGAAACGGTAACCTTTGCACAGTCTGGGCCtacacctgtgtgtgtggatgagggcACCCTTCCTTCACGCACAGGCTGCTATGTCATtactctcacctttcctcagcCAACTCAG GTTGGAGAAATCACCTTCAGAAACCACTACACCTGGGCTGTGGGTGTGCATGTGCTGCGAGCAACATCATCCACTTCTTCGTCAGGAGGTGTTGTAGGAGCCGGATTGTTGGgtggagagggtggtggtgatgcagccTGGGTATGGAAAGATCCTGCAGCATGGCAGGTGGGTGTGAGGAACAAGGTCATCATGCCTCATCCTCACACAGAGACTGCCAGCCATGACTTTGTATCCATCACATGTctagag AGTCGCATTGACTGGCAAGATGTGATTGGTATGCGCCTGGTACTGCGGCAACCATCTCCTGTATGGCGCACCTTCTTCATTGAAGAGATTACAGCTTATAGGGaacttcctcgtcttcctcctttcagtGTCCCCATTATAACTCAGGATGGGCAA AGCTCAAGGACCCAGCAAGTGTCTATAATGGAACGTCTGGCACAGCAAACAAAATGTGCCATGCTCATTCCAGATGACTCACTTGAG CCCTTTGTGTCTTGA
- the LOC123518676 gene encoding nicolin-1-like isoform X1 — translation MSRETVTFAQSGPTPVCVDEGTLPSRTGCYVITLTFPQPTQVGEITFRNHYTWAVGVHVLRATSSTSSSGGVVGAGLLGGEGGGDAAWVWKDPAAWQVGVRNKVIMPHPHTETASHDFVSITCLESRIDWQDVIGMRLVLRQPSPVWRTFFIEEITAYRELPRLPPFSVPIITQDGQSSRTQQVSIMERLAQQTKCAMLIPDDSLEGGLSSGGYDIAALQYTS, via the exons ATGTCCCGAGAAACGGTAACCTTTGCACAGTCTGGGCCtacacctgtgtgtgtggatgagggcACCCTTCCTTCACGCACAGGCTGCTATGTCATtactctcacctttcctcagcCAACTCAG GTTGGAGAAATCACCTTCAGAAACCACTACACCTGGGCTGTGGGTGTGCATGTGCTGCGAGCAACATCATCCACTTCTTCGTCAGGAGGTGTTGTAGGAGCCGGATTGTTGGgtggagagggtggtggtgatgcagccTGGGTATGGAAAGATCCTGCAGCATGGCAGGTGGGTGTGAGGAACAAGGTCATCATGCCTCATCCTCACACAGAGACTGCCAGCCATGACTTTGTATCCATCACATGTctagag AGTCGCATTGACTGGCAAGATGTGATTGGTATGCGCCTGGTACTGCGGCAACCATCTCCTGTATGGCGCACCTTCTTCATTGAAGAGATTACAGCTTATAGGGaacttcctcgtcttcctcctttcagtGTCCCCATTATAACTCAGGATGGGCAA AGCTCAAGGACCCAGCAAGTGTCTATAATGGAACGTCTGGCACAGCAAACAAAATGTGCCATGCTCATTCCAGATGACTCACTTGAG GGTGGACTTTCAAGTGGAGGCTACGATATTGCAGCATTACAGTACACCAGCTAG